Genomic window (Tautonia rosea):
TGAGGATGAGCAGGATGTTGGGAGGGCGGTGGGCGTCGGCAGCCTCCTGGGCCGAGGCGAAGGTGCCTTGCAAGAAAACGGCAGAGAAGAACGCGATTGGAATTACAGAAAAATTCGAAATCATGATTCTTCGAATTGTGATTGAGTCCGCTTCGCCTTTTCTTCCGGGCTCGCGTCGAGAGTGTCGAGCACACGAGGACCTGGAAGGGGGAAGGTGTGTCCTCGAAGGCTCGCCGTATAGCGTCGTTACGCGGACTCCACCGCAGCATAGACCTTGCCGTGCCTGGCGAGCCATGCGAGGTCGCCGCGTTCGGCGTGTTCATGAATGTCGCGGAGGAGTCGGACGGTTTCAGGCTCGTAGCAAGGTTCACTGGGGTCGTCGGCAGGAATGACCATTTCGACATCAACGGCAACGACGTACTTGTCTGTCTGAATGAAACGGGTCCGTGTGATCCGTTCTCCCGGAATCTTCATCTCGGGCCTCGGTCGAAGAAGTGAACGGTGACGAGCTTGGCAATTCCACTCGGGCGGAGGAGTGACCAAACGGCCTTGAACTCGGTGCCATCCGGCAATGCCTCGCGGACCTCGACGGTCGGGTGAGGTGTCGCGTTGGGGTGTTCGACGATCAACGAGCCGTCATCAAGGCCGGAGACGGCTTGCCATTCCAGGATACCTCGTTCTTCCAAACGTTCGGAAGCGTGGTTTCCCACGAGGTAACGGTCTTCCGCAACGAGGCGTCGAATGATTTCGAAGAGTTCCCCCTTCAATGATACCTCTCCGAGTTCAGAAGAACTCTGCTTTGCCCACCTGGGGTCAAATCAGTTCCCGGATGGGCTCGCCGTGGGGGAGGAGGGGGATGGGGCGGCCGGTGAAGTCGGGAAACTCGGTGTGGGGGGGGATGCCGAGGTGGTGGTAGAGGGTGGCGAGGAGGTCCTGGGGGGAGAGGGGGCGTTCGGTGGGGTACTCGCCTCGGGAGTTGGTGGAGCCGATGACCTGGCCGGTGTGCAGGCCGCCACCACTGAGCAGCGCGGACATGGCGTCGGGCCAGTGGTCGCGGCCGATGAGGCCGTCGGCGTGGGCGAGGCGGGGGGTGCGGCCGAACTCACCGCAGGCGACGATGAGGATTTTGCGGTCGAGGCCGCGGACGTAGACGTCTTCGATCAGGGCGGAAAGGGCCTGGTCCATGAAGGGGGAGCGATAGCGGGTGGCGTCGCCGAGATCCCATCGGGTTTGGACGTTGATGTGATCATCCCACGAGAAGTAGCGGTCGGAGAGGGTGGGGGCCAGCGCGTCGATGGTGATGACGGTGGAGCCGGCCTCGGCGAGGCGGCGGGCGAGCAGGCAGGCCTGGCCCCAGAGGTGGCGGCCGTAGCGGTCGCGGAGGCGGGGGTCCTCGCGGGAGAGGTCGAAGGCGGAGGCGACGCCGGGGTTAGTGAGCATCTGGAGCGCCGCCTCGCGGAACGGGTCGGCGTCGGCGTTGGGGCGGTCGTCGAGGCCGCGGCGGAAGCCGTCGAACTGGGTGAGGAGGCCGCGGCGGTCGTCGAGACGCTGGCCGTTGATCCCGCCGACGAGGGCGAGGGCAGGGGGGCGAAAGTCGGGGGCCGAGGGGTCGCCGGTGGCGAAGGCGGAGTGGGTGACGCCGAGGTAGGTCGGCCGAGTCATGAAGGGCTGGCGGGGGATGCCGACGTAGCGCGGGAGGCCATCGGGGCGAAGGCCGCGGACGTGGCTGGCGACCATGCCGAAGTCGGGGTGCTCGGACTTCGAGGTGGAGGTGGGGTCGGGGGGGCTCGGGGTCTTGCCGGTCAAGAGCTCGATGGAGCCGTCGTTATGGGCCGACATGGTGTGATGGAGCGATCGGACGATCGAAACCTTGTCGCCGAGCTTTGCCTGGAGCGGGAAGACCTCGCAGAAGTCCATGCCGGGGACGCTTGTGGCGATGGGGTTGAAGGGGCCGCGGTACTCGGCGGGAGCATCGGGCTTGGGGTCCCAGGTTTCGAACTGGCTGGGGCCGCCCCACATCCAGAAAAGGATGACGGAGGTGTCGGGATCGGAAAGGGGGCCGTTGTTCGCGGAGGATCGGGCGGCGAGCAGGTCGGAGAGGCCGAGGCCGCCCAGGGCGAGGGAGCCGAGACGGAGGAACTCGCGGCGACGCAGTGGGCCAGCGCAGGACGAGGCGAGCATTCAGATCCTCCCGTTCGTTGCGCAATGATGTTTGACAACGGTTGGAGGATCATACCGCCGAGGGGTCTGGCGGGGCAATGACCGGGTGGGGCATGGGGGACGGGGGATCAAGGCCGCCTCGGCTTCCTCGGCCGCTTCCTGGGCCAATCGCTCGTCTTCCTCAAGGCATTCCCAGCGATAGACGGTTCGAGTGCGGAAGTAGTTGAAGTGTCCCGAAGCTTCCAGGTCGCCGGTGCGTTCGAACTCGCGGTAGCAGCGGGCCATGCGGAAACAGTCGACGAACCAGTCGGGCGACATGCCTTCCATGTTGCAGCCCTGGCGGACCTCGCCGTCAAGCGTGTTGGGGCCTTCCATCGAGGCGATCAACTGGCCGGACGCGGCGGTGACGGTGACGAGGAGTTGGTCGGATCGGGTCGCCCGGCAGGAGATGGTCCACCCTCCCATCTCCTGGACGAGGAAGGTCACCTGAACGTTGGACCAACGCTTCGGCCAATAGTCGCGGATCAGTTTGAAGGCGTCGAGGAGCGTTCCGAGCATCGACCTTGGCCTCCGTGCCAACTGGAGCAATCGTGGCAAGTGTGAGCGCCATCGAGTGCACAAAGATCCGTGTGAGTATCGGTCGGGCGGTCGGGCGATCGACAGCGATTCTCCGAGAGATTACGGCGCCGGGCCAACTCTGAACACCGGAAGGAGTGGGTCGAGGCGGGGAGAGGCAGGGGATCAGGGGGGTGGAGCGGAACCGGAATCGTTGCGGAGGGAATGGAGGACATCGAGGGTTTCGGAGACATGCCGGGTCGGGCGGAACTGCGACGAAACGATGTGCCGAACGATTCCCTCGCGGTCGATCAGATACGTTACCCGGCCGGGGATCAGACCGAGGGTTTTCGGCACG
Coding sequences:
- a CDS encoding DUF4258 domain-containing protein translates to MKGELFEIIRRLVAEDRYLVGNHASERLEERGILEWQAVSGLDDGSLIVEHPNATPHPTVEVREALPDGTEFKAVWSLLRPSGIAKLVTVHFFDRGPR
- a CDS encoding DUF1501 domain-containing protein, whose translation is MLASSCAGPLRRREFLRLGSLALGGLGLSDLLAARSSANNGPLSDPDTSVILFWMWGGPSQFETWDPKPDAPAEYRGPFNPIATSVPGMDFCEVFPLQAKLGDKVSIVRSLHHTMSAHNDGSIELLTGKTPSPPDPTSTSKSEHPDFGMVASHVRGLRPDGLPRYVGIPRQPFMTRPTYLGVTHSAFATGDPSAPDFRPPALALVGGINGQRLDDRRGLLTQFDGFRRGLDDRPNADADPFREAALQMLTNPGVASAFDLSREDPRLRDRYGRHLWGQACLLARRLAEAGSTVITIDALAPTLSDRYFSWDDHINVQTRWDLGDATRYRSPFMDQALSALIEDVYVRGLDRKILIVACGEFGRTPRLAHADGLIGRDHWPDAMSALLSGGGLHTGQVIGSTNSRGEYPTERPLSPQDLLATLYHHLGIPPHTEFPDFTGRPIPLLPHGEPIRELI